The window TGAATCCGAATCGACACCGGTTTGGCGGCGGTCATGATTGGGCATCCGCAATGTCTTTCGTCGCAATTGCAACGCGGACGCGGACTGCCACACCGGATTGATGTCCAGCATGGATCGCAAATAGGTTTTGGCGGGCGAATCACTCACGTTCAAAGGTCTTCGTGATCGAGGCCGAGTGACGATAGGACCATCAGCAACGTGTCTTTTGCGCTGGCAAAGTGTTCGCGATCAGATCTCGCCATGGCGTCTTCGTAGATGTCTAAGGCTTCGTCGAGTTGTTGACGTTGCGACGGATGGAGTTCACCCAGCATGCGTTCGGCAAATCGGGCAAGTTTTTGATTGTCCAAATCATCGCGAGGATAGAACTTCAACGCGTCAATGCGACGTTTGGCTTCCTCGATCTGAGCGGGCGACAACTGGTGCACGTGATTGGTCAAAACGGTGCGGAACCGTTCGCCACCCGGTGCATAAGCCTCTACCTCCAGCACGCCTGACAAATCGTATGTGAAGCGAACATAGATGGGGCTGCCGGCGGGACCGGGCGGCAATCCTTTGACTTCCAGTTGCCCAAGAGCGGTGTTGTCGGCCACTTTGCGGGCGTCACCTTGGAACACCCGAAGTGTCACGTTGGTTTGGTTTGCGGCGACGGTGCTGAAGACTTCTTCGCGAGAGACTGGGATGGTGCAATTGCGATGCAACACCGGTTTGAAGTAGCCATCTTGCATGTGTCCGCCGAACTCTTTGACAACCTCGACACCTAACGTGAACGGGCAGACGTCCGTCATCACCATGTCGTCGACCGCAGCGTCCTGACCGATCAAAGCGGCTTGCACGGCGGCACCCAATGCCACCACTTCGTCGGGGTCATGATCGATGATCGGTGGTTTGCCAAAGTAGTCGATCACGAAGTCACGCAGCACCGGCATGCGAGTCGATCCGCCGACCAAGATCACATCGTCGATTTCCTTGGGATCCAGCTCTGCGTCGCGAAGGGCTCTCGCGATCGGGCCCGCGATTCGCTGCATCAACGGATCGCACATTCGCGAAAAGTCGGCTCGGGTGAGCCGGTATGTTTTTGGCTTTTCGGCGAAGTTGCCATCCTTGTCGGGAAGCCGGATCTTGCAGCTTTCTTCCTTGGACAGCAAACGTTTTGCCTTTTCGCATTCGCCTCGCAACCGTGATACACGCAGTGGTTGCTGCAGTTCGGCGAGTTCAAGCTGGGTGTCTTCGCCGGACAAGACCGCGGATACCATGCGATCGGTGAAGTCTTCACCGCCCAACATGCTTTCGCCGGCGGTTGCTCGGATTTCCAAAGTGCCTTCGAAGACTTCCATGACGGTCACGTCAAACGTGCCACCACCAAGGTCGATGACGCAGAGGTTCTTTTCGTCTTCGCGAGCGTGGAAGCCGTACACGAGCGCCGCTGCGGTGGGTTCGTTGATCATTCGGCGAACGTTCAAACCTGCCATCTCGCCCGCCAATCTCGTCGCGGTGCGTTGGTGATCATTGAAGTAAGCCGGGACGGTGATCACGGCGTCGGTGATTTCCGTGTTCAACTGAGCGGCAGCGTCGTCGCGGAGTGACTGCAACACGAGACTGCTCAACTCGTGAGGCGTGAATTCTTTGTCGCCAAGTTTGAGTTTGCGTTCCTGTCCCATGTATCGCTTGAAAACCCACGCACATCGCTCGGGCGCTGTCACGCGAAGTTCTCGAGCAGCGGATCCGACGACGATCTGGCCGTCTTGCAAAACACCAACGATGGATGGTGTGAGCTTTTCGCCGTGAGCGTTGGAAATCAGTTCGGGTTTGCCATCGCGAAAGACGCTGACCAACGAGTGTGTCGTGCCGAGATCGATCCCGATGCACACCGGTTCTTCGGTTGGGAAGGACGAATCGGATCCGAATTCAGGCATGAATTGAGAACGGTGTTCGGGAGAGCGTGATCGCGGCGGGCAAAAGCATTTTCGGGCGGTGATAGTCTAGTGATTTTGCGTCCCGCCGTGCATCCGTTGAAACAGGTGGATTTAACGGGTGAATGCGGCCCACGAAAGAGCAAACTGCGGGTGGGATTGATCCGACTATCAATGGAACTGCTGCTTTGGGCATGAAACGTCGGGGCGTTTACGAGAGACTGGATAGCGAATCCAGATCGAGGGTTCGGAAATCGCTTTGCGTCGAAGTGCGTTGATCGGGTATTTTGAGAGGGCTGATTTCGCCGACCTGGCGAACTTGTGTTTTGTCTTTTTTGAAGAGTTGTTGATGGCAGTCCGGATTGATGCGATTGAAGAATCGAGTCGCGGGCCAATCCACGTCGTGGTGGCTGGCTACCGTGCTCGACCAAACGCCAATCTGATCCGTGCTGCCGAATTGAGAGGATCCACGTACAGCGTGCTTTGGGCCGCTGGATCCTGGTCAGAAGCCGGACCATCGGTGGGCGTGATCGCTCGTGGTGCTCGTGCGGCCTTGCCGGCCATCCATGGTGGCCGAGCGTTGATCGGGGTCGGGACTTTGGCTGGCGGCATTGGAACCGCCGCGGTCATTGGTGCCGCCAGTTTTCGTCATCGGTATTACTGTGCCCGACGCGACGGCATCCGATTGGCCGACAAAATTTTGGAGCTTCCCGGTGTTGGAAAGCGTCCGTTGCATCTGGTCGGCCATTCGCTGGGGACGGTCGTGATCCGATCGGCTCTCGAGAAGCTCGCCGAAAGAGATTGCCGCGTCGATGACCTGCTGCTGATGGGCGGGATGACATCGCGATTGAATTGGAACGAACAAGCCGATGCGTTTCGCGGGCGGTTGATCAATCTTTATTCGCCGCGAGATCGGATCTTGAACATGGCACCCGTGATTGATCGAGTGGTCGGCACCGGCGCGATCGTTTGCGAAAAGCTGAGTGATCGATTGATGAATCACGATCTGTGTCGCGAATTGCCGAATCAGTTCAATTTCTGGGGCCATCACAGCGGCTACTGGAATCGATTCGGGCAATACGCGATCCGGTAGAGACAACCGGTTCACATTGGTGGGTCGCCGAGTGATGCCACATCGACCGGGTAGTCTTCACCATTGAATGTGACGACGTCGCCATCATGCAATTGTTTGCGACGACGAGTGTCGACTTCGCCGTTGACGATGACTTCGCCGCCTTGGATCAGCACCTTGGCTTCGCCTCCGGTTCCAACCAACCCCTCTCGTTTGAGGAAATCATCCAGTCGAACCATGGGGACTGGAACGTTGGGCTGCGTCGGCGAATCGCTCATTGGATTTGGAATCGTGCGAGGACGGGATTGTGGTCACTGATGTCACGCTGGTCATCGGCGATGCCCCAGTAGTTGTTCCAGTGTTCGTCTTGGGTGTCTTGATCGCCGCCAAAGTTCAAGTCGGATCGAACCGTTACATCGCGAAGAGACAAGTCGACGACTCCGGGAGTGTCGATGACCAAGTCTCGCGAAACGAGAATGCGATCGAATTGGCGACCCGGCAATAGGTGCGTGGTTCGGTTTTGGTCGGGAATGTAGTCGTGCAGGTCGACTAAATCATCCGAGGGATCGTCGTTGCCTCGCGACATCAGGACGCCGAGGTCCGAGTCCGGTGAGATTTTTCCGGCCAGCTCTTCCGTGTTGAAGTCGCCGGTCACCAGGACATGAACTGGTTGGTCAGGGTTTTCCTGCGATGCTTTCACGCCCGCCACCAAGCGTTCCAACCACAGGCCAAGCGTTCGTGCCTGTTTCGCTCGCAAATCACCTTTCTTGGCCATTGCACGAAGATGACAATTTGCGATCACCAAAAGTTCGGTCTTTCCATTGACCGGGATTTCGACGACGGCGAACAGGTGTTTGGAAACCGAGGCGTAGCCGCGTGACTTCATCGACGGTGTCACGACTCCGCGAGAGATCGATTGAACGCCGGTTGTGGTGGTCGCTAGCAAGGCGACGTCTTGTTCGGTGTAGAAGTCTTCGCCTTTGATCACATAGTCGTCGTACTTCAGCCCATGGTTGCGATCGATCGCTCGAGTCAGAAAGTACGTGACGTTCTGGCTCTCGATTTCTTGCAACGCGACAACGGTTGGTTGGACTTTCGCGATCGCCGCCGCCACTCGGTCGCGACGCCAATCCCATTGCCCGCGACTGGGAGCACTTTTTTCGCGGCCCAGTTCGCTTGGGTTGTCAGCGGTTTGATTGTCGAAGAACCATTCCAAGTTCCAAGTCATGACGCTGAATTCGGTCGGCTGTTGCGCGATCGCGACAGAACCAAACCCACTGATGAAGTGCCCGGTCAACGCGAGCAGAAAGAGCAAACGCATGGTGTCATTCGTCAATGTTGAGTGGATCACGCGGGATTGAATCTCGCGGGGAAGTTGGACAGACGCTTCCGCTGGTCAGGCTTTTTCCGCCGCGATGGCCGCGACGGCGAGAAGATCAGATCGGCCAAAGCAGAACTGTTCCAAAGCATCCAGACCCGACGTGTCGCCAGCCTGTTTGGCTCGTCGAGCCATCGCCAGGAGTTCGGGCAAGACTCGTTGCACGGGGACGTCATCGGGAAAGAGCTCGATCGCGGCGCGGAGTGCTTCCGCGGGGCGGCCGACTCGATCGAGCAGATCAATGTACGTCTCGATCGCACCTGCGCCGGCAACGTTGACGTCAACCGTGCGAGCCTTCTGTTCGAACATACGAAGAGCGGTATCGACGCTTTGTCCTAACAACGCGGAAAAGAACGCGGAGTGTGCAGGATAGAAATCGACGAACGGTTCTTCGCCGGGATACTGAAAATCAGATGGCAAACGACGGCCATACTGACAAAGCTGCAACGCTTGATCGATCATTTCGCGATCGTCAATCACAGTCGCGAACCGGACAGTCGAAGACAGGTGTGTTGTGTCGAGGTGATAGCCACCGCCGCCGAGGATCCATTTGTACTTGGCAATCAGTTCGCCAAGGTTGAGCTTAGCGGCGTCTGCTTCGATCGCTTCGGCAGAGACGCCATTGTCAGGTCCGCGATTTTGGAAGTCATCGCGAACGAGTGACAGAAGTTCGTTGTAGAACGATGTCAGCAAACATTCGGCGGCGATTTGGCGATCCTTTCGCGAACGCGCCGCGATGGCTTGATCGTAAAGCGTGATGCTATTGCATGTGCCTTGGTGCTTGAGCACCGCGTTGTAACCGCGGCGGAGATCGACGTTCTCGTGCAGTAGCACCTGAGTCATCTCGTCGTAGTTGTCATCGTTGATCTCGATGTCTTCGAGCAAACGTTTGGCCAATTCGATGTCGCCTGTCGGACGCAGATACATCCAACCTTCTGCGATGCGACCGTCTTGAATGAGCATCGCACCGGCTTGGCGGCATGCGTCGAGAAGATCCTCTTCGAGTTCTCGCTCACGTTGCTTGTCTGCTTCTGATGTGGCAGGTGCCAGCGGTTCGTCCGGATCCGCGATCATCGGCAGACCATGGGCCAGCCGGCTTTTCATCTTCAAGGCTTCGAACAATTCGACCGGCTGACGTTCACGCCGGTAGTGGGCGATGACTTCGTCGATGCGTTTGGCAGGATCGGTGCTGAGGCGGGCGAGCAATTGGGGATCGAGCGACACGGAGAATGAGCTTTGAGGCGGGGATTTTCGGTGATTTGGTGTCCCCGAACGTGACGCAGCAGGGCGAAAATGTCAACAACGCGTCTGACAGAGTGCGGCTCGCCGGGGCAATCGCTGGACAGGCGTTGGGGAACTCTCGCAATTGCCGCCATTGCTCATCAAAAAAGGGGCAAAAATAGGTACCCATTGCAACGGAATGGCTGGGGGCAACCATTCTGCTATTTCAGAGTGCAGCGCGATCAGACGATTTCCCAGCGTCCGACCAAGCCATCGTCGAGGTCGACGTAGTAGAGGGCTCCATCGGGGCCTTGGCTGATCGCCACCACGGCACCGGCACCGGTCGTGAAGGTTTGCACGTTGGTGATTGCCCCGGTCGCATCGACGTCGCCGTGTCGGACAATGCCTTGGCCTAGGTCGTTGAAGAACACGTCGCCGGTATAGTCGTCGCCGTACAAGTTTCCTCGATAGACATCGCCCATGACGATCGCGTTGATTCCATCGGCTTGGTGATTCAGTGCATACTGCGAGGATGTCACGGCGACGTTCTCTGCGAAGAAAGCGATCCCCTCTGGAGTGCCCGCGTATCCGGCGTTGACCAAACTGGTTCCGCTGCCGCCTTCGTAGAACGGCCAGCCAAAGTTGGCACCAGCCCCGGCGGAGTTGATCTCTTCCCATTTGGTCCAGCCGACATCGCCGACGAACAAACGTCCGGTCACGGGATCAACCGACATGCGGAACGGATTCCGCAAACCCAGCTGATAAACCTTCGATCGATTCGCGTCTGGATCGCCGTTGTAGAACGGATTGTCCGACAAACCTTCGCCAGTCAGTGGATCGATTCGCAAGACCTTGCCCGACAGGCTGTCGATGTCCTGGACGCGGTCGGCACGGACATCAACACGGTTGTAGCTGGCACCGTCGCCGATTGAAACGAACAGCTCGCCGTTGATTCCAAAGGCAAGCGATCCAATCGTGTGCGATTCACTGTCGCTGTTGATGAAGTCGTTGATGTACGTTCCGTCAGGATTCTCGCCGGCGGGGGCTTCGGTGAAGTTGAATGTGCTGTTGGCAAACCCGTTGAAGTTTTCCCACGTGCTGTTGCTGCCTAGCAAAACGACTTCACTACCCGCGACGGCGGTTTGATAGTCGTTCGCGACATCGGCAGTGACGCGGATCAGACGACCGGCTCTGTTGCCTTTGCCATCTGGTCCGGCCAAAGTTCCAGCCGCCTGTTGATTGACTTCGGGCGGATCGTAAGTGAACAACAAGTAGACGTACGGATTGTTTGCGAAGTCCGGATGCACGGCGATGTCGAGCAATCCACGATCGCGAGTTCCGTTGACGATTCCCGAGATGTCGATGAACGGATCGCTCGCGACCGCACCGCCTCGAACCGTTTTGACGACTCCGCCTTGTTCGGAAACCAACATCGTTCCATCCGGAAGCCAATCGATTGCGGTTGGCAAACGAAGTTGTGAAGCGATCGTGGTGCTGAGGACTTCGTCGCCGCCAACGACAGGCGGGTCGAGCGGCGGATCGGATTGGTCGACGGTCCAATTCAAAATGCGATGTGAATTATCCCGTCCACCCGTTCCCGCGGTGAAGCCGACGAATCCTGCATCGCCGACTTGAGTGTGCAGGTCGATGGTGGCCTTCATCAAAGCGTGAGTCGGCTTGGTCGCGTCGTCGGATAGGTAGACCGCCAACACATTGCTGGTCCCGTTGTATTCCACCCACGCATATCGCGGGCTTCCGTTGTTGAGATCGATCTCCGGCACCGCGGTCCGCACGTTGGAATAGACTGAACCGGTCAAGATCGAGACATGGTTGTCGTTGAGATCCAAACTGTTGCGGTAGGTATCGAACTCAATTGCGACCGAGTTAGTGATGTCTTGGTAACCGAGCTCTTCACCGGAACCACCGATGGCGGTTGCTCCGCGTGGATCGTTCTGGATGGTGAAGGTCAAACCATCGGCGCCGTCCGTGCCCGCACCGTTCATGGCACGGAATGCGAATGCGGTACGGAAGGATCCGTCGTTGGTGAGATTGACCGCGGTGGAGTAGAACGCGCTGCCGGCTTGATTGTTGAGGGCTTGCGTGAGTTCGAGCGTGTCGCCGGTTTGGCGTGCGGTTCCGTTGAGAGTCAAACCCGAAACGTCGGCGAAACTGGCGTAGTTAGGCAGGCTGACTTCGTTATCAACGATCGATACCGTCGCGGTTCGCGGAACCAGTAAGTTGGCTCCGCCTTGCACGTTGTCGATGGTGATGTTGAAGCTTTCGTTGTTTTCCAGCAGAGCGTCATCGAGAATGGGAACCACGATGGTTTGTTCGGTGACACCGTCAGCAAACGTGAGTGTTCCGGTTTGACGTGTGTAGTCGACTCCTTCGGTTGCTGTGCCCGCGAACGTGTCGTAATCCACCGTGGCGATGCCATCGCTGCCACCGGATCGAATGACCTGAATAAGTGCGGTCCCCGCGTCTTCGTCGACCGTCACATTGCTGGTTTCGAGTGAGATCGTTCCGGGGTTGGTGGG of the Rhodopirellula baltica SH 1 genome contains:
- a CDS encoding Hsp70 family protein is translated as MPEFGSDSSFPTEEPVCIGIDLGTTHSLVSVFRDGKPELISNAHGEKLTPSIVGVLQDGQIVVGSAARELRVTAPERCAWVFKRYMGQERKLKLGDKEFTPHELSSLVLQSLRDDAAAQLNTEITDAVITVPAYFNDHQRTATRLAGEMAGLNVRRMINEPTAAALVYGFHAREDEKNLCVIDLGGGTFDVTVMEVFEGTLEIRATAGESMLGGEDFTDRMVSAVLSGEDTQLELAELQQPLRVSRLRGECEKAKRLLSKEESCKIRLPDKDGNFAEKPKTYRLTRADFSRMCDPLMQRIAGPIARALRDAELDPKEIDDVILVGGSTRMPVLRDFVIDYFGKPPIIDHDPDEVVALGAAVQAALIGQDAAVDDMVMTDVCPFTLGVEVVKEFGGHMQDGYFKPVLHRNCTIPVSREEVFSTVAANQTNVTLRVFQGDARKVADNTALGQLEVKGLPPGPAGSPIYVRFTYDLSGVLEVEAYAPGGERFRTVLTNHVHQLSPAQIEEAKRRIDALKFYPRDDLDNQKLARFAERMLGELHPSQRQQLDEALDIYEDAMARSDREHFASAKDTLLMVLSSLGLDHEDL
- a CDS encoding DUF726 domain-containing protein, with translation MRRSALIGYFERADFADLANLCFVFFEELLMAVRIDAIEESSRGPIHVVVAGYRARPNANLIRAAELRGSTYSVLWAAGSWSEAGPSVGVIARGARAALPAIHGGRALIGVGTLAGGIGTAAVIGAASFRHRYYCARRDGIRLADKILELPGVGKRPLHLVGHSLGTVVIRSALEKLAERDCRVDDLLLMGGMTSRLNWNEQADAFRGRLINLYSPRDRILNMAPVIDRVVGTGAIVCEKLSDRLMNHDLCRELPNQFNFWGHHSGYWNRFGQYAIR
- a CDS encoding RNA-binding S4 domain-containing protein, giving the protein MSDSPTQPNVPVPMVRLDDFLKREGLVGTGGEAKVLIQGGEVIVNGEVDTRRRKQLHDGDVVTFNGEDYPVDVASLGDPPM
- a CDS encoding endonuclease/exonuclease/phosphatase family protein, yielding MRLLFLLALTGHFISGFGSVAIAQQPTEFSVMTWNLEWFFDNQTADNPSELGREKSAPSRGQWDWRRDRVAAAIAKVQPTVVALQEIESQNVTYFLTRAIDRNHGLKYDDYVIKGEDFYTEQDVALLATTTTGVQSISRGVVTPSMKSRGYASVSKHLFAVVEIPVNGKTELLVIANCHLRAMAKKGDLRAKQARTLGLWLERLVAGVKASQENPDQPVHVLVTGDFNTEELAGKISPDSDLGVLMSRGNDDPSDDLVDLHDYIPDQNRTTHLLPGRQFDRILVSRDLVIDTPGVVDLSLRDVTVRSDLNFGGDQDTQDEHWNNYWGIADDQRDISDHNPVLARFQIQ
- a CDS encoding DUF4347 domain-containing protein, whose product is MLAGDAGAEIAAAAGTSSADSTSSDTVSDSSASSASVTEIAFIDGDVEQSEKLTGLMRSGVEFVLLDGKTPAIDQMTAILNGRTNVRAIHIVSHGEAGALQLAGQRVDAEVFQQHSEQLARWKQSLRSDADIMLYGCNAASDVTGRNLITTLARLTSADVAASDDATGHTSRGGDWDLEFHVGEIETSLLATVDQLQHIEMVLPISIRAAGTTGSEQMQLQVGGEVVQTWNNIGGDVATRQFQTFTYDGAADATADDVRVVFTNDLYQPSQGIDRNLVVDSITVNGVTVESENANTFGTGTWQEEDGVAPGFRRSEWIHSNGYFQYAAPSSTSSISVYAAGAENTETIELWIDGQRAQTWQNIGGDIDTGEFVKLDFEADSTVDISQIQIRFTNDLYQANGAIDRNVRIDRVELDGTSYQTEAETVYSTGTWQEDGLTPGFKQSEWLHANGYFQYGLTPTNPGTISLETSNVTVDEDAGTALIQVIRSGGSDGIATVDYDTFAGTATEGVDYTRQTGTLTFADGVTEQTIVVPILDDALLENNESFNITIDNVQGGANLLVPRTATVSIVDNEVSLPNYASFADVSGLTLNGTARQTGDTLELTQALNNQAGSAFYSTAVNLTNDGSFRTAFAFRAMNGAGTDGADGLTFTIQNDPRGATAIGGSGEELGYQDITNSVAIEFDTYRNSLDLNDNHVSILTGSVYSNVRTAVPEIDLNNGSPRYAWVEYNGTSNVLAVYLSDDATKPTHALMKATIDLHTQVGDAGFVGFTAGTGGRDNSHRILNWTVDQSDPPLDPPVVGGDEVLSTTIASQLRLPTAIDWLPDGTMLVSEQGGVVKTVRGGAVASDPFIDISGIVNGTRDRGLLDIAVHPDFANNPYVYLLFTYDPPEVNQQAAGTLAGPDGKGNRAGRLIRVTADVANDYQTAVAGSEVVLLGSNSTWENFNGFANSTFNFTEAPAGENPDGTYINDFINSDSESHTIGSLAFGINGELFVSIGDGASYNRVDVRADRVQDIDSLSGKVLRIDPLTGEGLSDNPFYNGDPDANRSKVYQLGLRNPFRMSVDPVTGRLFVGDVGWTKWEEINSAGAGANFGWPFYEGGSGTSLVNAGYAGTPEGIAFFAENVAVTSSQYALNHQADGINAIVMGDVYRGNLYGDDYTGDVFFNDLGQGIVRHGDVDATGAITNVQTFTTGAGAVVAISQGPDGALYYVDLDDGLVGRWEIV